The following are from one region of the Cyanobium gracile PCC 6307 genome:
- a CDS encoding DUF1348 family protein, giving the protein MTAPVTTPESPRPPFPPFDAESAATKVRLAEDAWNGRDPERVALAYSPDSVWRNRAEFVSGREAIRQFLARKWARELDYRLIKELWAFHGHRIAVRFAYEWHDDSGHWFRSYGNENWEFDAQGFMHTRIASINDLPIQERERKYHWPLGRRPHDHPGLSDLGL; this is encoded by the coding sequence ATGACCGCTCCAGTGACCACTCCGGAATCCCCCAGGCCCCCCTTTCCCCCCTTCGATGCCGAATCGGCCGCCACCAAAGTGCGCCTGGCCGAGGATGCCTGGAACGGCCGCGATCCGGAACGGGTGGCGCTGGCCTACAGCCCGGACAGCGTCTGGCGCAACCGGGCCGAGTTCGTCAGCGGCCGCGAGGCCATCCGGCAGTTTCTGGCCCGTAAATGGGCCCGGGAGCTCGACTATCGCCTGATCAAGGAACTCTGGGCCTTCCACGGCCACCGCATCGCCGTGCGTTTCGCCTACGAATGGCACGACGATTCCGGCCACTGGTTCCGTTCCTACGGCAACGAAAACTGGGAGTTCGATGCCCAGGGCTTCATGCACACCCGCATCGCCAGCATCAACGACCTCCCCATTCAGGAGCGCGAGCGGAAGTACCACTGGCCGCTGGGCCGCCGCCCCCACGACCATCCGGGCCTGTCCGATCTGGGCCTCTGA
- a CDS encoding type II toxin-antitoxin system PemK/MazF family toxin, with protein sequence MGPPAIGDVVLIPFPYSDLSQAKRRPALVIADVGMGDFVLCQITSRSYADRLAISLSESDFAEGGLKRESFVRIGKLFTANFSIISGVAGRLSRVKMSEVLDVLVDILRAGGLER encoded by the coding sequence ATGGGCCCACCTGCAATAGGTGACGTCGTACTCATCCCTTTTCCCTATTCCGACCTCTCGCAAGCCAAGCGCAGGCCGGCCTTGGTCATTGCAGATGTTGGAATGGGAGACTTTGTGCTGTGTCAGATCACAAGCAGGTCCTACGCAGACAGATTAGCAATATCTCTTTCGGAAAGTGACTTTGCCGAAGGTGGGCTCAAGCGTGAGAGCTTTGTGCGAATCGGAAAGTTGTTCACTGCGAATTTCTCGATCATTTCTGGAGTGGCCGGCAGGTTGAGTCGCGTGAAAATGTCTGAGGTCCTTGATGTTTTGGTCGACATCCTGCGGGCAGGTGGCCTTGAGCGGTGA
- a CDS encoding ribbon-helix-helix protein, CopG family yields MAVISIKLTEALDAQLTEQAQRRRLSKSELVRRALTAFLQSPEQGVEDAAHPSAADLLADLVGCCEGGPADLSSNPGFLS; encoded by the coding sequence ATGGCGGTGATCTCAATCAAGTTGACCGAGGCCCTCGATGCGCAACTCACCGAGCAGGCCCAACGGCGCCGTCTCAGCAAGTCCGAATTGGTTCGTCGCGCATTGACGGCGTTTCTCCAATCCCCAGAGCAAGGCGTGGAAGACGCAGCACACCCCTCCGCAGCTGATCTGTTGGCCGATCTCGTGGGCTGCTGCGAAGGCGGGCCCGCTGATCTGTCATCCAACCCTGGGTTCCTTTCTTAA
- a CDS encoding DUF2817 domain-containing protein has protein sequence MGVLLDELHGALPAGGGALLIHALNPHRFAWLRRGNEHNIDLNRNGLDFRGTLPENPAYDALHDALLPGDWDGPERQRADALLEAFITGQGMAAYQAALQRGQYTHPTGLFYGGSRPSWSLSTLETILTDHLGPACRRLAVIDLHTGLGPWGYGELIGSGSTGDDWERLQRWYGPEVTRPGLGPSSSSEVSGSVPVFLRRMLPAVELTVLALEFGTRPIAEVLAALRADAWLHAVPDRPTPHREAIRRQVREAFLIDSPAWRAAVYGRCADVVLRACRGLGG, from the coding sequence GTGGGCGTTCTGCTGGATGAACTCCACGGCGCCCTGCCGGCCGGCGGCGGGGCGCTGCTGATCCATGCCCTCAACCCCCATCGCTTCGCCTGGCTGCGCCGCGGCAACGAACACAACATTGATCTCAACCGCAACGGCCTTGACTTCCGCGGCACCCTGCCCGAGAACCCGGCCTACGACGCCCTCCACGACGCCCTGCTGCCCGGCGACTGGGACGGGCCCGAGCGGCAACGGGCCGACGCCCTTCTGGAGGCCTTCATCACTGGGCAGGGGATGGCCGCCTACCAGGCGGCGCTGCAGCGCGGCCAGTACACCCATCCCACCGGCCTCTTCTACGGCGGCAGCCGCCCCAGCTGGTCGCTGTCCACTCTGGAGACGATCCTCACCGATCACCTCGGCCCGGCCTGCCGCCGCCTGGCGGTGATCGACCTGCACACCGGCCTGGGCCCCTGGGGCTACGGCGAGCTGATCGGCAGCGGCAGCACTGGCGACGACTGGGAGCGGCTGCAACGCTGGTATGGCCCGGAGGTCACCCGGCCCGGCCTGGGCCCCTCCAGCTCGTCGGAGGTGTCGGGGTCGGTGCCCGTGTTTCTGCGCCGAATGCTCCCTGCGGTGGAGCTCACCGTTCTGGCCCTGGAGTTCGGCACCCGGCCGATCGCGGAGGTGCTGGCGGCCCTGCGCGCCGATGCCTGGCTGCACGCCGTGCCCGATCGCCCCACCCCCCACCGGGAGGCGATCCGCCGCCAGGTCCGCGAGGCCTTCCTGATCGACAGCCCCGCCTGGCGGGCCGCTGTGTACGGCCGCTGCGCCGATGTGGTGCTGCGGGCTTGTAGGGGGTTGGGGGGGTGA